One part of the Peromyscus eremicus chromosome 18, PerEre_H2_v1, whole genome shotgun sequence genome encodes these proteins:
- the C18H12orf50 gene encoding uncharacterized protein C12orf50 homolog isoform X3, with protein sequence MEMQQNCSISCFWETQPLGCVKISCIFYHSKPRNINGLFLPPSSNTTLQKESQEGNPPPSQSQEPLKPMENVSRPIHNPLVLKTNFEEEEEEEEEQNDASSLWTKTPEEIEEKRAIKEMCYKSGEYYRFHAPPDISSSKSVASTPEKELEKPLENGSELQEGDGLTVPTKFSLLDRPGEAKTSLDRKPRTDIATFENGGGDCYAPQRIIFLGVDESEALAEVKEITSKSSNVKEESKDSLHPKHPLTTRLVPTTHILNATENIRMKYRENPSSMNDVQPVRKPHFKGVKKRKWIYDEPKNFPGPGMRRAVHTPNPKHKMSYHHHNKNRNAENTSYMHVQRDAVRTVTLNTPPRSRPTGGSYNKTDINKEPKLNLCPDKHMSTSYNGSAWRRRIPFSKTYSKTEKIYPEPRRNGSK encoded by the exons ATGGAAATGCAG CAAAACTGCAGCATTTCATGCTTCTGGGAAACCCAACCTCTTGGTTGTGTGAAGATCAGCTGTATTTTTTACCACAGCAAACCCCGAAATATCAATGGATTATTTTTGCCACCAAGTAGCA ACACCACCTTACAGAAAGAAAGTCAGGAAGGAAATCCACCCCCAAGCCAGAGTCAGGAACCTCTGAAACCCATGGAGAACGTATCACGACCTATCCATAATCCATTAGTTTTAAAGACTAActttgaagaagaggaggaggaagaagaggaacaaaATG ATGCTTCTAGTTTATGGACAAAGACACCTGAAGAAATtgaagagaaaagagcaataaagGAGATGTGTTATAAATCTG GTGAATACTATAGATTCCATGCTCCTCCGGACATTTCATCATCAAAAAGCGTAGCTTCTACACCGGAAAAGGAGTTAGAAAAGCCTTTGGAAAATGGCAGCGAATTGCAAGAAG GGGATGGTCTCACAGTTCCAACAAAGTTTAGCCTCTTGGACAGGCCGGGTGAGGCAAAAACATCACTGGATAGGAAACCAAGGACTGACATTGCTACTTTTGAAAATGGAG GAGGTGATTGCTATGCTCCACAGAGGATCATATTTCTTGGAGTAGATGAAAGTGAAGCATTAGCTGAAGTGAAAGAAATCACCTCAAAATCCTCAAATGTCAAAG AAGAGAGCAAGGACAGTCTACATCCAAAGCACCCCCTAACTACTCGCCTAGTCCCTACAACACATATATTAAATGCTACTGAGAACATCAGGATGAAGTACAGAGAGAACCCATCTTCAA TGAATGATGTCCAGCCAGTGAGGAAGCCTCATTTTAAAGgtgtgaagaaaagaaaatggatttatgATGAACCAAAGAACTTTCCTGGCCCTGGAATGCGGAGAG CAGTACACACCCCAAATCCCAAACATAAAATGAGTTACCATCATCATAATAAAAACCGAAATGCTGAGAACACCTCCTATATGCATGTCCAAAGAGACGCGGTAAGAACGGTCACACTGAACACCCCTCCCCGAAGCAGGCCCACAGGTGGGTCCTACAACAAAACTGACATCAACAAGGAGCCCAAACTCAACCTCTGCCCAG
- the C18H12orf50 gene encoding uncharacterized protein C12orf50 homolog isoform X2, which yields MAEVGNDCYFFVNSTCIKGSQCRFRHCEEALGSDTVCSLWRERKCLDPLCRFRHMEMQQNCSISCFWETQPLGCVKISCIFYHSKPRNINGLFLPPSSNTTLQKESQEGNPPPSQSQEPLKPMENVSRPIHNPLVLKTNFEEEEEEEEEQNDASSLWTKTPEEIEEKRAIKEMCYKSGEYYRFHAPPDISSSKSVASTPEKELEKPLENGSELQEGDGLTVPTKFSLLDRPGEAKTSLDRKPRTDIATFENGGGDCYAPQRIIFLGVDESEALAEVKEITSKSSNVKEESKDSLHPKHPLTTRLVPTTHILNATENIRMKYRENPSSMNDVQPVRKPHFKGVKKRKWIYDEPKNFPGPGMRRVHTPNPKHKMSYHHHNKNRNAENTSYMHVQRDAVRTVTLNTPPRSRPTGGSYNKTDINKEPKLNLCPDKHMSTSYNGSAWRRRIPFSKTYSKTEKIYPEPRRNGSK from the exons ATGGCAGAAGTTGGGAATGACTGCTATTTCTTTGTTAATTCCACATGCATAAAG GGTTCTCAGTGCCGATTCCGACACTGTGAAGAAGCCCTTGGCAGTGACACTGTGTGCTcattatggagagagagaaaatgtttaGACCCTCTTTGCAGATTTAGACACATGGAAATGCAG CAAAACTGCAGCATTTCATGCTTCTGGGAAACCCAACCTCTTGGTTGTGTGAAGATCAGCTGTATTTTTTACCACAGCAAACCCCGAAATATCAATGGATTATTTTTGCCACCAAGTAGCA ACACCACCTTACAGAAAGAAAGTCAGGAAGGAAATCCACCCCCAAGCCAGAGTCAGGAACCTCTGAAACCCATGGAGAACGTATCACGACCTATCCATAATCCATTAGTTTTAAAGACTAActttgaagaagaggaggaggaagaagaggaacaaaATG ATGCTTCTAGTTTATGGACAAAGACACCTGAAGAAATtgaagagaaaagagcaataaagGAGATGTGTTATAAATCTG GTGAATACTATAGATTCCATGCTCCTCCGGACATTTCATCATCAAAAAGCGTAGCTTCTACACCGGAAAAGGAGTTAGAAAAGCCTTTGGAAAATGGCAGCGAATTGCAAGAAG GGGATGGTCTCACAGTTCCAACAAAGTTTAGCCTCTTGGACAGGCCGGGTGAGGCAAAAACATCACTGGATAGGAAACCAAGGACTGACATTGCTACTTTTGAAAATGGAG GAGGTGATTGCTATGCTCCACAGAGGATCATATTTCTTGGAGTAGATGAAAGTGAAGCATTAGCTGAAGTGAAAGAAATCACCTCAAAATCCTCAAATGTCAAAG AAGAGAGCAAGGACAGTCTACATCCAAAGCACCCCCTAACTACTCGCCTAGTCCCTACAACACATATATTAAATGCTACTGAGAACATCAGGATGAAGTACAGAGAGAACCCATCTTCAA TGAATGATGTCCAGCCAGTGAGGAAGCCTCATTTTAAAGgtgtgaagaaaagaaaatggatttatgATGAACCAAAGAACTTTCCTGGCCCTGGAATGCGGAGAG TACACACCCCAAATCCCAAACATAAAATGAGTTACCATCATCATAATAAAAACCGAAATGCTGAGAACACCTCCTATATGCATGTCCAAAGAGACGCGGTAAGAACGGTCACACTGAACACCCCTCCCCGAAGCAGGCCCACAGGTGGGTCCTACAACAAAACTGACATCAACAAGGAGCCCAAACTCAACCTCTGCCCAG
- the Rlig1 gene encoding RNA ligase 1 isoform X1 encodes MRRLGSVQRKMPCVFVTEVKAEPSAKREHQPFKVLATETLSEKALDADVYSAIATEKVDGTCCYVTNYKGQPYLWARLDRKPNKQADKRFKKFLHSKESSKEFLWNTEEDFKPVPECWIPAKEIEQQNGKPVPDENGHIPGWVPVEKNSKQYCWHSSVVNYEFGIALVLRHDPDKPGLLEISAVPLSELLEQTLELIGTNINGNPYGLGSKKCPLHFLIPHGALQVRNVPMLKHNDLLSWFEDCREGKIEGIVWHCADGCLLKVHRHHLGLCWPLPDTYMNSKPVIINMNLNKYDCAFDNECLFNRFSKIDKQKFDRLKDIILDV; translated from the exons ATGAGGCGCCTGGGCTCGGTGCAGCGGAAGATGCCGTGCGTGTTTGTGACGGAGGTGAAAGCCGAGCCCTCGGCCAAGCGGGAGCATCAG ccaTTTAAAGTTTTGGCAACTGAAACTCTAAGTGAAAAGGCGTTAGATGCAGATGTATACAGTGCTATTGCAACAGAAAAAGTGGATGGAACATGTTGTTATGTTACTAACTACAAAG GTCAGCCATACCTTTGGGCTCGACTAGACAGAAAACCTAACAAGCAAGCTgacaaaagatttaaaaaatttctaCATTCAAAAGAAAGCTCAAAAG AGTTTCTTTGGAACACTGAGGAAGATTTCAAACCTGTCCCAGAGTGTTGGATACCAGCAAAGGAAATAGAACAACAGAATGGGAAACCAGTACCTGATGAAAATGGACACATTCCTG GTTGGGTACCCGTGGAAAAGAACAGCAAACAGTACTGCTGGCATTCGTCTGTAGTGAACTACGAGTTTGGAATTGCCCTGGTACTACGGCATGATCCTGACAAGCCTGGACTTTTGGAAATCAGTGCCGTGCCCCTGTCAGAGCTCTTAGAGCAAACCCTGGAGCTGATAGGAACAAATATCAATGGGAACCCATACG GGCTAGGAAGCAAGAAATGTCCATTGCACTTTCTTATACCCCATGGAGCACTCCAAGTAAGAAATGTGCCTATGCTGAAGCACAATGACTTGCTGTCCTGGTTTGAAGACTGCAGAGAGGGTAAAATTGAAGGGATCGTGTGGCACTGTGCTGACGGCTGTTTACTTAAG GTCCATCGCCATCATCTTGGTTTATGCTGGCCACTTCCAGATACTTATATGAATTCCAAACCAGTTATTATTAACATGAACCTGAACAAATATGACTGTGCATTTGATAATGAGTGTTTGTTTAATCGGTTTTCAAAAATAGATAAACAGAAATTTGATAGGCTTAAAGATATAATAC
- the C18H12orf50 gene encoding uncharacterized protein C12orf50 homolog isoform X1, with translation MAEVGNDCYFFVNSTCIKGSQCRFRHCEEALGSDTVCSLWRERKCLDPLCRFRHMEMQQNCSISCFWETQPLGCVKISCIFYHSKPRNINGLFLPPSSNTTLQKESQEGNPPPSQSQEPLKPMENVSRPIHNPLVLKTNFEEEEEEEEEQNDASSLWTKTPEEIEEKRAIKEMCYKSGEYYRFHAPPDISSSKSVASTPEKELEKPLENGSELQEGDGLTVPTKFSLLDRPGEAKTSLDRKPRTDIATFENGGGDCYAPQRIIFLGVDESEALAEVKEITSKSSNVKEESKDSLHPKHPLTTRLVPTTHILNATENIRMKYRENPSSMNDVQPVRKPHFKGVKKRKWIYDEPKNFPGPGMRRAVHTPNPKHKMSYHHHNKNRNAENTSYMHVQRDAVRTVTLNTPPRSRPTGGSYNKTDINKEPKLNLCPDKHMSTSYNGSAWRRRIPFSKTYSKTEKIYPEPRRNGSK, from the exons ATGGCAGAAGTTGGGAATGACTGCTATTTCTTTGTTAATTCCACATGCATAAAG GGTTCTCAGTGCCGATTCCGACACTGTGAAGAAGCCCTTGGCAGTGACACTGTGTGCTcattatggagagagagaaaatgtttaGACCCTCTTTGCAGATTTAGACACATGGAAATGCAG CAAAACTGCAGCATTTCATGCTTCTGGGAAACCCAACCTCTTGGTTGTGTGAAGATCAGCTGTATTTTTTACCACAGCAAACCCCGAAATATCAATGGATTATTTTTGCCACCAAGTAGCA ACACCACCTTACAGAAAGAAAGTCAGGAAGGAAATCCACCCCCAAGCCAGAGTCAGGAACCTCTGAAACCCATGGAGAACGTATCACGACCTATCCATAATCCATTAGTTTTAAAGACTAActttgaagaagaggaggaggaagaagaggaacaaaATG ATGCTTCTAGTTTATGGACAAAGACACCTGAAGAAATtgaagagaaaagagcaataaagGAGATGTGTTATAAATCTG GTGAATACTATAGATTCCATGCTCCTCCGGACATTTCATCATCAAAAAGCGTAGCTTCTACACCGGAAAAGGAGTTAGAAAAGCCTTTGGAAAATGGCAGCGAATTGCAAGAAG GGGATGGTCTCACAGTTCCAACAAAGTTTAGCCTCTTGGACAGGCCGGGTGAGGCAAAAACATCACTGGATAGGAAACCAAGGACTGACATTGCTACTTTTGAAAATGGAG GAGGTGATTGCTATGCTCCACAGAGGATCATATTTCTTGGAGTAGATGAAAGTGAAGCATTAGCTGAAGTGAAAGAAATCACCTCAAAATCCTCAAATGTCAAAG AAGAGAGCAAGGACAGTCTACATCCAAAGCACCCCCTAACTACTCGCCTAGTCCCTACAACACATATATTAAATGCTACTGAGAACATCAGGATGAAGTACAGAGAGAACCCATCTTCAA TGAATGATGTCCAGCCAGTGAGGAAGCCTCATTTTAAAGgtgtgaagaaaagaaaatggatttatgATGAACCAAAGAACTTTCCTGGCCCTGGAATGCGGAGAG CAGTACACACCCCAAATCCCAAACATAAAATGAGTTACCATCATCATAATAAAAACCGAAATGCTGAGAACACCTCCTATATGCATGTCCAAAGAGACGCGGTAAGAACGGTCACACTGAACACCCCTCCCCGAAGCAGGCCCACAGGTGGGTCCTACAACAAAACTGACATCAACAAGGAGCCCAAACTCAACCTCTGCCCAG
- the Rlig1 gene encoding RNA ligase 1 isoform X3 — translation MRRLGSVQRKMPCVFVTEPFKVLATETLSEKALDADVYSAIATEKVDGTCCYVTNYKGQPYLWARLDRKPNKQADKRFKKFLHSKESSKEFLWNTEEDFKPVPECWIPAKEIEQQNGKPVPDENGHIPGWVPVEKNSKQYCWHSSVVNYEFGIALVLRHDPDKPGLLEISAVPLSELLEQTLELIGTNINGNPYGLGSKKCPLHFLIPHGALQVRNVPMLKHNDLLSWFEDCREGKIEGIVWHCADGCLLKVHRHHLGLCWPLPDTYMNSKPVIINMNLNKYDCAFDNECLFNRFSKIDKQKFDRLKDIILDV, via the exons ATGAGGCGCCTGGGCTCGGTGCAGCGGAAGATGCCGTGCGTGTTTGTGACGGAG ccaTTTAAAGTTTTGGCAACTGAAACTCTAAGTGAAAAGGCGTTAGATGCAGATGTATACAGTGCTATTGCAACAGAAAAAGTGGATGGAACATGTTGTTATGTTACTAACTACAAAG GTCAGCCATACCTTTGGGCTCGACTAGACAGAAAACCTAACAAGCAAGCTgacaaaagatttaaaaaatttctaCATTCAAAAGAAAGCTCAAAAG AGTTTCTTTGGAACACTGAGGAAGATTTCAAACCTGTCCCAGAGTGTTGGATACCAGCAAAGGAAATAGAACAACAGAATGGGAAACCAGTACCTGATGAAAATGGACACATTCCTG GTTGGGTACCCGTGGAAAAGAACAGCAAACAGTACTGCTGGCATTCGTCTGTAGTGAACTACGAGTTTGGAATTGCCCTGGTACTACGGCATGATCCTGACAAGCCTGGACTTTTGGAAATCAGTGCCGTGCCCCTGTCAGAGCTCTTAGAGCAAACCCTGGAGCTGATAGGAACAAATATCAATGGGAACCCATACG GGCTAGGAAGCAAGAAATGTCCATTGCACTTTCTTATACCCCATGGAGCACTCCAAGTAAGAAATGTGCCTATGCTGAAGCACAATGACTTGCTGTCCTGGTTTGAAGACTGCAGAGAGGGTAAAATTGAAGGGATCGTGTGGCACTGTGCTGACGGCTGTTTACTTAAG GTCCATCGCCATCATCTTGGTTTATGCTGGCCACTTCCAGATACTTATATGAATTCCAAACCAGTTATTATTAACATGAACCTGAACAAATATGACTGTGCATTTGATAATGAGTGTTTGTTTAATCGGTTTTCAAAAATAGATAAACAGAAATTTGATAGGCTTAAAGATATAATAC
- the Rlig1 gene encoding RNA ligase 1 isoform X2: MRRTRREYQTKQVKIGGKQQPFKVLATETLSEKALDADVYSAIATEKVDGTCCYVTNYKGQPYLWARLDRKPNKQADKRFKKFLHSKESSKEFLWNTEEDFKPVPECWIPAKEIEQQNGKPVPDENGHIPGWVPVEKNSKQYCWHSSVVNYEFGIALVLRHDPDKPGLLEISAVPLSELLEQTLELIGTNINGNPYGLGSKKCPLHFLIPHGALQVRNVPMLKHNDLLSWFEDCREGKIEGIVWHCADGCLLKVHRHHLGLCWPLPDTYMNSKPVIINMNLNKYDCAFDNECLFNRFSKIDKQKFDRLKDIILDV; the protein is encoded by the exons ATGAGAAGAACAAGAAGGGAATACCAGACAAAGCAAGTAAAAATCGGAGGGAAACAGCAG ccaTTTAAAGTTTTGGCAACTGAAACTCTAAGTGAAAAGGCGTTAGATGCAGATGTATACAGTGCTATTGCAACAGAAAAAGTGGATGGAACATGTTGTTATGTTACTAACTACAAAG GTCAGCCATACCTTTGGGCTCGACTAGACAGAAAACCTAACAAGCAAGCTgacaaaagatttaaaaaatttctaCATTCAAAAGAAAGCTCAAAAG AGTTTCTTTGGAACACTGAGGAAGATTTCAAACCTGTCCCAGAGTGTTGGATACCAGCAAAGGAAATAGAACAACAGAATGGGAAACCAGTACCTGATGAAAATGGACACATTCCTG GTTGGGTACCCGTGGAAAAGAACAGCAAACAGTACTGCTGGCATTCGTCTGTAGTGAACTACGAGTTTGGAATTGCCCTGGTACTACGGCATGATCCTGACAAGCCTGGACTTTTGGAAATCAGTGCCGTGCCCCTGTCAGAGCTCTTAGAGCAAACCCTGGAGCTGATAGGAACAAATATCAATGGGAACCCATACG GGCTAGGAAGCAAGAAATGTCCATTGCACTTTCTTATACCCCATGGAGCACTCCAAGTAAGAAATGTGCCTATGCTGAAGCACAATGACTTGCTGTCCTGGTTTGAAGACTGCAGAGAGGGTAAAATTGAAGGGATCGTGTGGCACTGTGCTGACGGCTGTTTACTTAAG GTCCATCGCCATCATCTTGGTTTATGCTGGCCACTTCCAGATACTTATATGAATTCCAAACCAGTTATTATTAACATGAACCTGAACAAATATGACTGTGCATTTGATAATGAGTGTTTGTTTAATCGGTTTTCAAAAATAGATAAACAGAAATTTGATAGGCTTAAAGATATAATAC